A portion of the Pseudoxanthomonas sp. JBR18 genome contains these proteins:
- a CDS encoding PH domain-containing protein yields the protein MAAHSTPSRRYRAGAATWLATGGLAAPLLVFAGVAGVRGSLGLALVAVVIAGLLLAGTARVELVLTPAGVRYRTLFTTSALAWSQIAGAWLAAPRGLWSYGRALPMLGVVPQQGRTLVLSLRALPREAIVDLAHCLAAGGTPVQVANTGPARRAAARLWAPPPRR from the coding sequence ATGGCGGCGCACAGCACGCCCTCGCGCCGGTATCGCGCCGGCGCCGCCACTTGGTTGGCCACCGGCGGCCTGGCCGCGCCACTGCTGGTGTTTGCCGGGGTGGCCGGCGTCCGGGGCAGCCTCGGGCTGGCGCTCGTGGCCGTGGTCATCGCCGGTCTGCTGCTGGCGGGCACCGCGCGCGTGGAACTGGTCCTGACCCCGGCCGGCGTGCGCTACCGGACCTTATTCACCACCTCTGCGCTGGCCTGGTCGCAGATCGCCGGGGCCTGGCTGGCCGCGCCGCGTGGACTGTGGTCCTACGGACGCGCGCTGCCGATGCTGGGCGTGGTGCCGCAGCAGGGCCGGACCCTGGTCCTCAGCCTGCGCGCGCTGCCGCGCGAGGCGATCGTCGATTTGGCGCACTGCCTGGCCGCGGGCGGCACGCCGGTACAGGTGGCCAATACCGGTCCGGCGCGTCGGGCGGCGGCCAGGCTCTGGGCGCCGCCCCCGCGCCGCTGA
- a CDS encoding LysR family transcriptional regulator codes for MIRFDDLALFVRTAALGSFSAAAREADLLPGQASAAIKRLERELGLRLFARTTRALRLTAEGEQYLDTAREVLDMLRQGRERLRGDDAPLTGTLRLSAPSDLGRNVLLPWLDVFRAAHPQLTLQLLLSDQVADVFREPVDAAIRQGRFDDARYVTLPLLPDNRHVLVAAPDYLARRGRPTRLEDLREHEAVLYMVGARAYDRWNFEVDGQRQVVHVRGSLLSNNADITRQWALAGHGIAYKSWLDVQADIAAGRLEWLLPDHGEPFPIQLACPHRRQFSPAVRQLHALLAERLQALFAPP; via the coding sequence ATGATCCGCTTCGACGACCTGGCCCTGTTCGTGCGCACCGCCGCGCTGGGCAGCTTTTCGGCCGCCGCGCGCGAGGCCGACCTGCTGCCGGGCCAGGCCAGCGCGGCGATCAAGCGCCTGGAGCGCGAGCTCGGCCTGCGCCTGTTCGCCCGCACCACCCGCGCGCTGCGCCTGACCGCCGAGGGCGAGCAGTACCTGGACACCGCACGCGAGGTGCTCGACATGTTGCGCCAGGGCCGCGAACGCCTGCGGGGCGACGATGCGCCGCTGACCGGCACGCTGCGCCTGTCGGCCCCGTCGGACCTGGGCCGCAACGTGCTGCTGCCGTGGCTGGACGTGTTCCGCGCCGCCCATCCCCAGCTGACCCTGCAGCTGCTGTTGTCCGATCAGGTGGCCGATGTGTTCCGCGAGCCGGTGGACGCAGCCATCCGCCAGGGCCGCTTCGACGATGCGCGCTATGTGACCCTGCCGCTGCTGCCGGACAACCGCCACGTCCTGGTCGCCGCGCCGGACTACCTGGCACGGCGTGGGCGGCCGACGCGGCTGGAGGACCTGCGCGAACACGAGGCGGTGCTGTACATGGTGGGCGCGCGCGCCTACGACCGCTGGAACTTCGAGGTGGACGGCCAGCGCCAGGTGGTGCACGTGCGTGGCAGCCTGCTGAGCAACAACGCCGACATCACCCGCCAGTGGGCGCTGGCCGGGCACGGGATCGCCTACAAGTCGTGGCTGGACGTGCAGGCCGACATCGCCGCCGGTCGCCTGGAATGGCTGTTGCCCGACCACGGCGAGCCGTTTCCGATCCAGCTGGCGTGCCCGCACCGGCGTCAGTTCTCCCCGGCGGTGCGCCAGCTGCATGCCCTGCTGGCCGAGCGGCTGCAGGCGCTGTTCGCCCCGCCCTGA
- the rmuC gene encoding DNA recombination protein RmuC — MQPDTLILGGLIAAVLVLQLVLLFRRNANTSLEQALREEQRIGRGELREQLEGLGRQQEARLDLFARNLTDLSTRTDARLDQLREALGEDARKAREEGALSQQRTADLLGARLQDMRTQLEAFGQQQETRIVAFGQQLAELIARTDTHMAALREQLAEDGRKARAESGESLARFSEQQGLRLVELTQRNEARIAEMRTTLDEQLQRLQADNAARLEQMRVTVDEKLQGTLNERLDASFKLVSERLEQVQRGLGEMQQLATGVGDLKRVLTNVKSRGGWGEVQLENILEQTLTAEQYGRSVKLRADSNEMVDFAVRLPGRGDHDAPVWLPMDSKFPHEDYERLLDAQEAGDLDAVRASGTQLERAIRLQAKSIGDKYITPPQTTDFAVMFLPTEGLYAEVIRRPGLVDLLQREHRVVIAGPTTVTALLNSLQMGFRTLAIEQRSSEVWALLGAVKGEFGKFAGILEKAEKQITTVGRSLGEASRKTRTIQRKLRGVESLGAPESQALLGDLGADADDESATTGEEAEG; from the coding sequence ATGCAACCTGACACCCTGATCCTTGGCGGACTGATCGCCGCCGTCCTCGTCCTGCAACTGGTGCTGCTGTTCCGCCGCAACGCCAACACTAGCCTGGAGCAGGCCCTGCGCGAGGAGCAGCGTATCGGCCGTGGCGAGCTGCGCGAGCAGCTCGAAGGCCTGGGCCGCCAGCAGGAGGCGCGGCTGGACCTGTTCGCGCGCAACCTCACCGACCTGTCCACCCGCACCGACGCGCGCCTGGACCAGCTGCGCGAGGCCCTGGGCGAGGACGCGCGCAAGGCACGCGAGGAGGGCGCGCTGTCCCAACAGCGCACCGCCGACCTGCTCGGCGCGCGCCTGCAGGACATGCGCACCCAGCTGGAGGCCTTCGGCCAGCAGCAGGAAACGCGCATCGTCGCCTTCGGCCAGCAGCTGGCCGAGCTGATCGCCCGCACCGATACGCACATGGCCGCCCTGCGCGAGCAGCTGGCCGAGGATGGCCGCAAGGCACGCGCCGAGAGCGGCGAATCGCTGGCGCGTTTCAGCGAGCAGCAGGGCCTGCGCCTGGTCGAGCTGACCCAGCGCAACGAGGCGCGCATCGCCGAGATGCGCACCACACTGGACGAGCAACTGCAGCGCCTGCAGGCCGACAACGCCGCCCGCCTGGAGCAGATGCGCGTGACCGTGGACGAGAAGCTCCAGGGCACGCTCAACGAGCGCCTGGATGCCTCCTTCAAGCTGGTCTCCGAGCGCCTGGAGCAGGTCCAGCGCGGCCTGGGCGAGATGCAGCAGCTGGCCACCGGCGTGGGCGACCTCAAGCGGGTGCTGACCAACGTCAAGTCGCGCGGCGGCTGGGGCGAGGTGCAGCTGGAGAACATCCTCGAGCAGACCCTCACCGCCGAGCAGTACGGGCGCAGCGTCAAGCTGCGCGCGGACAGCAACGAGATGGTGGACTTCGCCGTGCGCCTGCCCGGGCGCGGCGACCACGATGCGCCGGTGTGGCTGCCGATGGATTCCAAGTTCCCGCACGAAGACTACGAGCGCCTGCTCGACGCACAGGAGGCCGGCGACCTGGACGCCGTGCGTGCGAGCGGCACGCAGCTGGAGCGCGCCATCCGCCTGCAGGCCAAGTCCATCGGCGACAAGTACATCACCCCGCCGCAGACCACCGATTTCGCGGTGATGTTCCTGCCCACCGAAGGGCTCTACGCCGAGGTCATCCGCCGCCCTGGGCTGGTGGATCTGCTGCAGCGCGAGCACCGCGTGGTCATCGCCGGACCGACGACGGTCACCGCCCTGCTCAACAGCCTGCAGATGGGCTTTCGCACCCTGGCCATCGAGCAGCGCTCCAGCGAGGTGTGGGCGCTGCTGGGCGCGGTGAAGGGCGAGTTCGGCAAGTTCGCCGGCATCCTGGAAAAGGCCGAGAAGCAGATCACCACCGTCGGCCGCAGCCTGGGCGAGGCCAGCCGCAAGACCCGCACCATCCAGCGCAAGCTGCGCGGCGTGGAAAGCCTCGGCGCGCCGGAGTCGCAGGCCCTGCTGGGCGATCTGGGTGCTGACGCTGATGACGAATCAGCGACGACCGGTGAAGAAGCGGAGGGCTGA
- a CDS encoding ribonuclease E inhibitor RraB: MQRNPLLFPDDENGEVLWRLASAGDDLSIPREIDFTLDFSEEQAALDCGMFLFRNELKVQLEAPEEGEGEGAWTVLVVANMLPRHAEITHFEQYLQQVAEHFGGHGTGWGCSQQAGVPA; encoded by the coding sequence ATGCAGCGCAATCCCCTGCTCTTTCCCGATGACGAGAACGGCGAGGTGCTGTGGCGCCTGGCCTCGGCCGGCGACGACCTGTCGATCCCGCGCGAGATCGACTTCACCCTGGATTTCAGCGAGGAGCAGGCCGCGCTGGACTGCGGCATGTTCCTGTTTCGCAACGAGTTGAAGGTCCAGCTGGAAGCGCCCGAAGAGGGCGAGGGCGAAGGCGCGTGGACGGTGCTGGTGGTGGCCAACATGCTGCCGCGGCACGCCGAGATCACCCACTTCGAGCAGTACCTGCAGCAGGTGGCCGAGCATTTCGGCGGGCATGGCACCGGTTGGGGCTGCAGCCAGCAGGCCGGCGTCCCGGCCTGA
- a CDS encoding zinc-binding alcohol dehydrogenase family protein, with translation MKAVAYSQAALPIEDPQALVDLDLPLPEPGPRDVRVRVHAVSVNPVDTKLRRRAQVSEPRVLGFDAAGTVDAVGAAVTLFKPGDAVYYAGAIDRAGSNAEYQLVDERIVGRKPASLDDAHAAALPLTAITAWELLFDRLCVPEGKGQGQVLLVTGAAGGVGSMLVQLARRLTGLTVVGTASRPQTQAWVTELGAHHVIDHHQPLLPQLKAVGIDQVQHVASLTHTDSYFEQFVELLAPQGQLALIDDPATLDALPLKSKSISLHWELMFTRSLYQTADMQAQHDLLTRVSDLIDAGTLRTTFGEHYGAINAANLRRAHAFIESGQARGKVVLEGFD, from the coding sequence ATGAAAGCCGTCGCCTATTCCCAGGCCGCCTTGCCGATCGAAGACCCCCAGGCCCTGGTCGACCTGGACCTGCCCCTGCCCGAGCCGGGCCCGCGCGATGTGCGGGTCAGGGTCCACGCCGTGTCGGTCAATCCGGTGGATACCAAGCTGCGCCGGCGGGCGCAGGTGAGCGAACCACGCGTGCTGGGTTTCGATGCGGCCGGCACCGTTGACGCGGTGGGCGCGGCGGTGACCCTGTTCAAGCCGGGTGACGCGGTCTACTACGCCGGGGCCATCGACCGCGCCGGCAGCAATGCCGAGTACCAGCTGGTGGACGAGCGCATCGTCGGGCGCAAGCCGGCGAGCCTGGACGATGCCCATGCCGCGGCGCTGCCGCTGACCGCCATCACCGCCTGGGAGCTGCTGTTCGACCGGCTGTGCGTGCCGGAGGGCAAAGGCCAGGGACAGGTGCTGCTGGTCACCGGCGCCGCTGGCGGGGTCGGCTCGATGCTGGTCCAGCTCGCGCGCAGGCTCACCGGCCTGACCGTGGTGGGGACCGCCTCGCGTCCGCAGACCCAGGCCTGGGTGACCGAACTGGGCGCCCATCACGTGATCGACCACCATCAGCCCTTGCTGCCGCAGTTGAAAGCGGTGGGCATCGATCAGGTCCAGCACGTCGCCAGCCTCACCCACACCGACAGCTATTTCGAGCAGTTCGTCGAGCTGCTGGCACCGCAGGGCCAGCTGGCGCTGATCGACGACCCGGCCACGCTGGACGCGCTACCGCTGAAGTCCAAGAGCATTTCGCTGCACTGGGAGCTGATGTTCACCCGCTCGCTCTACCAGACCGCGGACATGCAGGCCCAGCACGACCTGCTCACCCGCGTGTCCGACCTGATCGATGCCGGCACCCTGCGCACGACCTTCGGCGAGCACTACGGCGCGATCAACGCGGCCAACCTGCGCCGCGCCCACGCCTTCATCGAAAGCGGCCAGGCCCGCGGCAAGGTGGTGCTGGAAGGCTTCGACTGA